One region of Rhodohalobacter mucosus genomic DNA includes:
- a CDS encoding NfeD family protein has protein sequence MDVDGEFLTWLFLAGGILLMILELVVPGGVAFFLGLSGLAVGLLRFLGLLSDPVWAITAWLLTSMSLTIAIRPFIRKYLKPESSFKLADEDYEAMDQIAIVTDELNDRNNSGRIRFDGVTWQARSMEGRIPAGKEVVIRHRENTTWIVESIGGSELSSQKLQNPERN, from the coding sequence ATGGATGTAGACGGGGAATTTCTGACCTGGCTTTTTCTGGCCGGTGGAATTCTACTTATGATTCTTGAGCTGGTCGTTCCCGGAGGCGTTGCCTTTTTTCTGGGGCTCAGCGGACTGGCTGTTGGCCTGCTTCGGTTCCTTGGCCTGTTGTCAGATCCGGTATGGGCAATCACAGCCTGGCTGCTAACGTCCATGTCTCTCACGATAGCCATCCGGCCCTTTATACGTAAGTATCTGAAGCCGGAATCATCGTTCAAACTGGCTGACGAGGATTATGAGGCGATGGACCAGATTGCGATTGTAACAGACGAACTGAATGATCGTAATAACAGCGGCAGGATACGGTTTGATGGCGTTACCTGGCAGGCACGTTCGATGGAGGGACGCATTCCGGCCGGTAAAGAGGTTGTTATTCGTCATCGCGAAAATACAACATGGATTGTTGAATCTATTGGAGGTTCAGAACTTTCATCTCAAAAACTTCAAAACCCGGAGAGGAACTAA
- a CDS encoding SPFH domain-containing protein translates to MWFVTLSFIAFLYVILTRLFIIVEMREEVIQERLGKYKKTLKPGFHFMIPFVDRAAYRQEMREQVIDVPGQTCITKDNIEVVVDGIAYLKVMDSYKASYGISNYKAASINLAQTTMRSEIGKITLDDTFSEREAMNENIVREIDKAAGPWGVKVMRYEIKNIRPSNEIVDTMEKQMEAERQKRADITNSEGFRESRINESQGERTSQVLISEAERQKRINEAKGRAKEIELVATATATGINRVAEAIAKPGGALAVKTKLVDQYIDQFGEIIKSSNISVLPVETANLKTFFEGAAVVSDHTKNRAEIKGEN, encoded by the coding sequence ATGTGGTTTGTAACCTTATCATTCATAGCCTTTTTATATGTGATCCTGACAAGGCTTTTTATCATTGTCGAGATGCGCGAAGAGGTGATCCAGGAACGCCTGGGTAAGTACAAGAAAACCCTGAAACCGGGATTCCATTTTATGATTCCGTTTGTTGACCGGGCGGCCTATCGACAGGAGATGCGTGAACAGGTAATTGACGTACCGGGGCAAACCTGTATCACAAAAGATAATATTGAAGTGGTAGTAGATGGTATTGCCTACCTCAAGGTCATGGACTCTTACAAAGCGAGTTACGGGATTTCGAACTACAAAGCAGCTTCAATTAATCTTGCTCAAACAACCATGAGAAGTGAAATCGGTAAAATTACGCTGGATGACACATTTTCTGAGCGAGAGGCTATGAATGAAAACATAGTTCGCGAAATTGATAAAGCCGCCGGACCATGGGGGGTAAAAGTGATGCGGTATGAGATCAAAAACATCCGTCCGTCCAATGAAATTGTGGACACAATGGAAAAACAGATGGAAGCCGAGCGCCAAAAACGGGCTGACATTACTAATTCTGAAGGTTTCAGGGAATCGCGCATCAACGAATCCCAGGGAGAAAGAACGAGCCAGGTACTGATATCCGAAGCCGAGCGGCAGAAACGAATCAATGAAGCAAAGGGACGGGCCAAGGAAATTGAGCTGGTGGCAACAGCTACTGCTACCGGTATCAACCGTGTGGCTGAAGCAATAGCCAAACCGGGAGGAGCTCTGGCGGTTAAAACAAAACTGGTGGATCAATACATCGACCAGTTCGGGGAAATTATAAAAAGCAGTAACATATCCGTTTTGCCGGTTGAAACCGCAAACCTGAAAACATTTTTTGAGGGTGCAGCAGTTGTCAGCGATCACACTAAAAACAGGGCAGAAATTAAAGGGGAGAACTAA
- a CDS encoding SPFH domain-containing protein: MDILNLVSQVLLGIFVIYLTYKFLQAIRMVPNQYEHIVERLGNYHKTLGPGFHALIPFIDKVVYKQDLREETIEVEPQECFTKDNVKVEVDGVIYLSVMDSVNASYGVTNYRYASVQLAQTTTRSVIGQMDLDETFEERAKMSMEVVKVLGEVERLWGIKVHRYEIKNIETPRTVQKAMERQMTAEREKRAVIARSEGQRDSKVNDAQGRKEEIVNISEAEMQRRINEAEGEAQEILAIAEATATSIEQIGEALSNPHGKQAMKLQLQEKYLDVLSGLGKGENQVILPKDLSDFDEVVDGLSLSELDSK, translated from the coding sequence ATGGATATTCTAAATCTTGTTAGTCAGGTACTGTTGGGTATTTTTGTGATTTATCTGACATATAAATTTCTGCAGGCAATCCGGATGGTGCCCAACCAGTATGAGCATATTGTTGAAAGGCTGGGTAATTATCATAAAACCCTGGGCCCCGGATTTCATGCACTGATTCCATTTATCGATAAGGTGGTTTACAAGCAGGATTTGCGGGAAGAAACCATTGAGGTAGAGCCCCAGGAGTGTTTTACAAAGGATAATGTAAAGGTTGAGGTTGACGGAGTAATCTATCTGAGCGTCATGGATTCAGTAAATGCCAGCTATGGGGTTACAAACTACCGATATGCCTCCGTTCAGCTTGCACAAACCACAACAAGATCCGTTATCGGGCAGATGGACCTGGATGAAACATTTGAGGAGCGTGCAAAAATGAGCATGGAGGTTGTCAAGGTTCTCGGTGAAGTAGAGCGTTTATGGGGTATCAAGGTGCACAGGTACGAGATCAAGAATATTGAGACTCCCCGGACGGTGCAAAAAGCAATGGAGCGGCAAATGACCGCAGAGCGTGAAAAACGTGCCGTTATTGCACGTTCTGAAGGACAGCGCGATTCAAAGGTTAATGATGCGCAAGGACGTAAGGAGGAGATTGTCAATATTTCAGAGGCTGAAATGCAGCGTAGAATTAATGAGGCTGAAGGTGAGGCCCAGGAGATTCTTGCCATTGCAGAAGCTACAGCAACCTCCATTGAGCAAATCGGAGAAGCATTAAGCAATCCGCATGGAAAACAAGCCATGAAATTACAGCTTCAGGAGAAGTATCTGGACGTTCTGAGCGGACTGGGCAAAGGTGAGAATCAGGTAATCCTTCCCAAGGATCTCTCAGACTTCGATGAAGTCGTCGACGGACTATCTCTGAGTGAACTGGATAGCAAGTAA
- a CDS encoding YybH family protein yields MIYTFKYTLPFVLVSLILFGGCTGSNPDTETDADSIPAAIESNWQQFVDAWESEDAAACAALFKENALHVPNGLPVNEGRESIAAFYSMLFDSNQSSRYSHQTESISFSDNLAVEYATFSVNWIDNEGEEWTYLSRALIQWKKDESGNWLIENFFYNQPES; encoded by the coding sequence ATGATCTATACTTTCAAATATACCCTCCCTTTTGTACTCGTCTCTTTAATTCTCTTTGGTGGATGTACAGGATCCAATCCCGATACGGAAACAGATGCCGATTCCATCCCGGCTGCAATTGAATCGAACTGGCAACAATTTGTTGACGCCTGGGAAAGCGAAGATGCAGCTGCCTGTGCAGCTCTTTTTAAGGAAAATGCCCTTCACGTGCCCAACGGTTTACCGGTGAACGAAGGGCGTGAATCCATTGCAGCGTTTTACTCTATGCTGTTTGATTCAAACCAGTCAAGCCGGTATTCTCATCAAACTGAATCGATTTCATTCTCCGACAATCTTGCAGTTGAATATGCAACCTTTTCTGTTAACTGGATTGACAATGAAGGTGAGGAGTGGACATACCTCTCAAGAGCGTTGATTCAATGGAAAAAAGATGAATCGGGCAACTGGCTGATAGAAAATTTCTTTTATAACCAGCCGGAATCCTGA
- the trpE gene encoding anthranilate synthase component I has protein sequence MNFEQFKELAQSYTAIPVSRRMMADVQTPVSLFLSIREEAVRPFLLESVEGGEQLARYSFIGCNPYQSLIYSNGLVTLEKSGRKTETLDEDYFSALNRLTTVHSEPKLPDLPRLTGGAVGFSAYDTVRQIEHLPSVPDDDLSLPEAIWCFYDQVYAFDHVKQQIVLMNTVFIDENTDLESAFSKAEESLDEMEKAAIRSVRTQGRFQLDAGQLSSNVEEPRFHEMVNRSKEYIYEGDIFQVVLSQRFHVPFEGDRFTLYRALRMVNPSPYLFFLDFDDFALVGSSPEVLVRVTENEVRLLPIAGTRPRGDTHEKDLELELDLKNDPKEIAEHVMLVDLGRNDLSRVCKSGTVHLERNQAIERFSHVMHIVSDVVGEISPGKSSVDALMKCFPAGTVSGAPKIRAMEIIDELEPTKRGPYAGAVGYFDFSGNMDTCIAIRTMVVTEDSVYIQAGAGIVADSDPAKEFEETKNKAGALVEALSVALEITK, from the coding sequence ATGAATTTTGAACAATTTAAAGAGCTTGCACAAAGCTATACAGCCATTCCCGTCTCGCGGCGTATGATGGCTGATGTACAAACGCCTGTCTCGCTTTTTTTATCTATTCGTGAAGAAGCCGTACGGCCTTTCCTGCTTGAATCGGTTGAAGGAGGAGAGCAGCTTGCACGGTACTCCTTTATCGGATGTAATCCGTACCAGTCATTGATCTACTCCAATGGATTGGTAACGCTGGAAAAATCCGGACGTAAAACGGAAACTCTTGACGAGGACTACTTCAGCGCGCTTAACAGGCTAACCACAGTTCACTCCGAACCGAAACTGCCCGATCTGCCCAGGCTTACAGGCGGGGCCGTGGGCTTTTCAGCCTACGATACGGTACGGCAGATAGAGCATCTGCCTTCAGTACCGGATGACGATCTGAGCCTGCCCGAAGCCATCTGGTGTTTTTATGATCAGGTATATGCTTTCGATCACGTGAAACAGCAGATCGTTCTGATGAATACCGTGTTTATAGATGAAAATACGGACCTGGAATCTGCGTTCAGCAAAGCAGAGGAATCACTTGATGAAATGGAAAAAGCAGCTATCCGTTCAGTAAGGACGCAGGGACGTTTTCAGCTTGATGCCGGCCAGCTCAGCAGCAATGTAGAAGAACCCCGATTCCATGAGATGGTGAACCGGTCGAAAGAGTATATATATGAGGGTGATATTTTTCAGGTTGTGCTCTCTCAAAGATTTCATGTTCCCTTCGAAGGAGACCGCTTTACACTTTACAGGGCGCTTCGGATGGTAAATCCTTCACCATATCTTTTTTTCCTGGATTTTGATGATTTTGCACTTGTAGGCTCCTCACCGGAGGTATTGGTGCGTGTTACGGAAAATGAGGTGCGTTTGCTGCCGATCGCGGGGACGCGTCCCAGGGGTGATACGCATGAGAAAGATCTGGAGCTGGAGCTCGACCTGAAGAATGATCCCAAAGAAATAGCCGAGCATGTTATGCTTGTTGATCTTGGCAGAAATGATCTGTCGCGAGTCTGTAAATCGGGCACGGTACATCTTGAGCGAAATCAGGCAATCGAGAGGTTTTCGCATGTAATGCACATTGTGTCGGATGTAGTGGGAGAAATTTCGCCCGGAAAATCCTCCGTGGATGCACTCATGAAGTGCTTCCCGGCGGGAACGGTGAGCGGAGCCCCCAAGATCCGTGCAATGGAGATTATTGATGAGCTGGAACCGACAAAGCGCGGCCCGTATGCGGGTGCGGTGGGTTACTTCGATTTTTCAGGCAACATGGATACATGCATTGCCATTCGGACGATGGTTGTGACCGAAGATTCGGTCTACATTCAGGCCGGAGCGGGAATAGTGGCCGACAGCGATCCCGCAAAGGAGTTCGAGGAGACAAAAAACAAGGCCGGAGCCCTTGTTGAAGCACTGAGCGTAGCACTTGAAATAACTAAATAA
- the trpS gene encoding tryptophan--tRNA ligase encodes MTKEKTILSGIQPSGKLHIGNYFGAMRQHIRMQEEGDAFYFLANYHSLTSVSDGKRLKEYTLDVVLDYLALGLDPEKCTFFAQSDVPQTTELAWILGCHTPVSLMEKGVAYKDKVANGLNPNIGLFTYPVLQAADILIYHSHLVPVGEDQKQNIEIARDLAGKLNRAYDRELLIIPEEYIVKSVATVPGIDGRKMSKSYNNTINIFDEGKVLKKKVMSIQTDSTALEDPKDPDTCNVFALIRLFADDDTREEIAGRYRAGGYGYGHAKKELLGLIEGYFAEARDRRKKLTENMDYVIDVLREGGIKARERAESVMEPIRETTGLFRSFEM; translated from the coding sequence ATGACCAAAGAAAAAACCATCCTTTCAGGCATTCAGCCATCAGGCAAGCTGCACATCGGTAATTATTTTGGAGCCATGCGTCAGCACATACGCATGCAGGAGGAGGGTGATGCGTTCTACTTTCTCGCAAATTACCACTCACTTACATCTGTTTCGGACGGTAAACGGCTAAAAGAGTACACACTTGATGTTGTCCTCGATTATCTTGCGCTTGGCCTGGATCCGGAAAAATGCACCTTTTTTGCACAGTCTGATGTGCCTCAGACTACGGAACTGGCATGGATACTCGGTTGCCACACACCGGTATCATTGATGGAAAAGGGAGTGGCCTATAAGGATAAAGTAGCCAACGGGCTGAATCCGAATATCGGCCTCTTCACATACCCGGTTCTTCAGGCTGCAGACATTCTTATTTACCATTCACACCTGGTTCCGGTCGGTGAAGATCAAAAGCAGAATATAGAGATTGCGCGAGACCTGGCCGGTAAACTAAACCGTGCCTATGATCGGGAACTGCTGATTATCCCCGAAGAGTATATTGTTAAAAGCGTTGCTACGGTGCCCGGTATCGATGGACGGAAAATGAGCAAATCCTACAACAATACCATTAACATTTTTGATGAAGGCAAGGTGCTGAAAAAGAAGGTAATGTCTATTCAGACCGACTCCACGGCACTGGAGGATCCAAAAGATCCGGACACGTGCAATGTCTTTGCACTGATCAGGCTCTTTGCCGATGACGATACCCGCGAAGAGATAGCCGGTAGGTACAGGGCCGGCGGATACGGTTATGGTCACGCAAAGAAGGAATTACTTGGCCTTATTGAAGGTTACTTTGCAGAAGCCAGGGATAGACGAAAAAAACTCACAGAAAATATGGATTACGTAATCGACGTACTGCGTGAAGGGGGAATAAAAGCCCGTGAACGTGCAGAGTCGGTAATGGAGCCCATTCGTGAAACAACCGGACTATTCAGAAGCTTTGAAATGTAG
- a CDS encoding anthranilate synthase component II, producing MILIIDNYDSFTYNLVHIVAGVTDEYRVIRNDDLTIEEIRELKPNKILISPGPGRPEDAGVSEEVIRELGPDIPVLGVCLGHQAIGQVFGARVVHAPSLMHGKTSEVFHDRQTIYEDVPDGFTATRYHSLALDPDSVPEDQLTITSTTKDGVIMGVRHKIYPIEGIQFHPESILTVEGPKIVRNWLQKSLEKAAVG from the coding sequence ATGATTTTAATTATCGACAATTATGACTCTTTCACCTATAACCTGGTACACATTGTAGCCGGTGTAACCGATGAGTACCGTGTAATCCGGAACGATGATCTGACCATTGAGGAGATCCGGGAGTTAAAACCCAATAAAATCCTGATTTCGCCCGGCCCGGGCCGTCCCGAGGATGCAGGCGTATCCGAAGAGGTTATCCGTGAACTGGGTCCTGACATTCCGGTTCTGGGCGTCTGCCTTGGGCATCAGGCGATCGGACAGGTATTTGGAGCACGTGTGGTTCATGCGCCCAGCCTGATGCATGGTAAAACATCGGAAGTGTTCCACGACAGACAGACAATTTACGAAGATGTACCAGACGGGTTCACTGCAACACGCTATCACTCGCTCGCGCTCGACCCTGATTCCGTGCCGGAAGATCAGCTTACCATTACATCGACCACGAAAGACGGCGTGATAATGGGTGTTCGCCATAAAATCTATCCCATAGAGGGGATACAATTTCATCCGGAGAGTATTCTGACGGTTGAGGGACCAAAAATTGTGAGAAACTGGTTGCAGAAATCCCTTGAAAAAGCTGCAGTCGGTTAG
- the trpD gene encoding anthranilate phosphoribosyltransferase, translated as MSHTFTEYLEIISLGENLTEEQAMDAMKQILEGRVSGEEVAAFLMGMRAKGETVTELTGFVRQMREEAVNVDVDTGGAVDLCGTGGDKSGTFNISTAAMFVVAGTGVPVLKHGNRSVSSKSGSFDVLEELGAAANLQKDQTEALFNETGMAFMFAPNFHPALKYVMPARKALKLRTFFNMLGPLLNPADVRNQVIGAFSKDAAAHMIQILGNLQTESAFTLSSHDGLDEVSLTSQSEIFELKSHLSRGATTFDPRSLGYELVEPEELLGGDAKVNAEIIRSILNGSSTEAQRNIVEMNAAFAVHVSGAAGTLEEAKARAEKSLDSGEAEKKLNLFVKESKKVENLVNKQ; from the coding sequence GTGTCACATACATTTACAGAGTATCTGGAAATCATCTCACTGGGTGAAAACCTCACTGAAGAACAGGCTATGGATGCAATGAAGCAGATTCTTGAAGGCCGTGTATCGGGTGAAGAGGTAGCTGCTTTTTTAATGGGAATGCGTGCCAAGGGAGAGACGGTTACGGAGCTTACAGGGTTTGTCAGACAGATGCGTGAGGAAGCCGTGAATGTGGATGTTGACACAGGAGGAGCCGTTGATCTCTGTGGTACGGGCGGCGACAAATCGGGTACGTTCAATATATCCACAGCCGCCATGTTTGTGGTGGCCGGGACCGGCGTGCCTGTGCTGAAACACGGAAACCGGTCTGTATCAAGTAAAAGCGGCAGCTTTGACGTGCTTGAGGAACTGGGAGCCGCTGCGAATCTACAGAAGGATCAAACCGAAGCACTTTTTAACGAGACGGGGATGGCTTTTATGTTCGCCCCCAACTTTCACCCCGCACTGAAATATGTTATGCCGGCCCGGAAAGCGCTGAAGCTTCGCACCTTTTTTAACATGTTGGGACCGCTGCTGAATCCTGCGGATGTCAGAAATCAGGTAATAGGAGCATTCAGCAAAGATGCTGCCGCACATATGATCCAAATTCTGGGAAATCTGCAAACCGAAAGTGCATTCACCCTCAGTTCGCATGACGGCCTGGATGAGGTAAGCCTGACATCTCAAAGTGAAATTTTTGAACTGAAGTCGCACCTTTCACGGGGTGCAACCACGTTTGATCCCCGCTCCCTTGGGTATGAACTGGTGGAACCGGAAGAGTTACTTGGCGGGGATGCGAAAGTGAACGCAGAAATTATTCGAAGTATTCTGAACGGCAGTTCCACAGAAGCACAGCGAAATATTGTTGAAATGAATGCGGCCTTTGCGGTACACGTTTCAGGTGCTGCCGGTACCCTCGAAGAGGCAAAAGCCAGGGCTGAAAAAAGCCTTGATTCCGGTGAAGCCGAAAAAAAACTGAACCTCTTTGTGAAAGAATCCAAAAAAGTTGAAAACCTGGTAAATAAACAATGA
- the trpC gene encoding indole-3-glycerol phosphate synthase TrpC yields MNILQKITDQTREDLGRRKRKISLRDFESFELYEKPGKSFNDALRKEGSVSVIAEVKKASPSKGIIRRDFDPLHVAEAYVQNGASAISVLTDEPFFKGSLTYLEMISKISPLPLLRKDFIVDPYQVKEARAYGADAVLLIATIYGGNQLSELLSAAKEFQVEALVEFYHENEMNDVNWNEIDIAGVNNRDLSTFDVDLHRGVSLLQKTPDHVVRVSESGIHKPGDLNVLYNNGIHSALIGEHFMRQPDVGEALKKLLAEFEELKSDAYK; encoded by the coding sequence ATGAACATTCTGCAGAAAATTACAGATCAGACCCGGGAGGACCTTGGGAGACGAAAACGAAAGATCTCACTCAGGGATTTTGAGTCGTTCGAGTTATATGAAAAGCCCGGAAAATCTTTTAATGACGCACTGAGAAAGGAAGGCAGCGTATCCGTTATAGCCGAAGTAAAAAAAGCGTCTCCATCAAAAGGAATCATACGAAGGGATTTTGACCCTTTACATGTCGCTGAAGCATACGTTCAAAACGGTGCCTCCGCGATATCCGTACTTACCGACGAGCCATTTTTTAAAGGTTCTTTAACCTATCTGGAAATGATCTCAAAAATATCCCCTTTGCCGCTTCTTCGAAAGGATTTTATCGTGGATCCTTACCAGGTTAAAGAGGCAAGGGCTTATGGTGCGGATGCAGTGCTGCTGATTGCAACAATTTACGGGGGTAATCAGCTATCTGAACTTCTTTCGGCTGCAAAAGAATTTCAGGTGGAGGCACTGGTTGAGTTTTACCATGAGAATGAGATGAATGATGTTAATTGGAATGAAATTGATATTGCAGGTGTAAACAACCGCGATCTTTCTACGTTCGATGTTGATCTGCATCGTGGCGTAAGCTTGTTGCAGAAAACTCCTGATCACGTTGTCAGGGTATCGGAAAGCGGCATACATAAACCGGGTGACCTGAACGTGCTCTACAATAACGGAATTCACTCTGCCCTGATAGGAGAGCATTTTATGCGACAGCCCGATGTTGGCGAAGCCTTGAAAAAGTTACTGGCAGAGTTTGAGGAACTGAAATCCGACGCGTATAAGTAA
- a CDS encoding phosphoribosylanthranilate isomerase yields the protein MFADPENRTKVKICGLTTLEDARFSSGALADFLGFIFYPDSPRYIEPAKAGAIINWIEGPDKVGVFVNQPLDDVNSIARQTGVDLVQLHGNESPEYCELVEKPVIKAFHITPDKSEADLKEEIEAYADIADYYLFDSKTDRLWGGTGKAFNWQILKGITDEKPFFLSGGLNTHNISEAIKTVKPFAVDLSSGLEESPGLKDFDKIEAFFEEMRGIWEEQEL from the coding sequence ATGTTCGCAGACCCTGAAAACAGAACAAAAGTTAAAATATGCGGGCTTACCACACTTGAAGATGCACGATTCTCTTCCGGTGCGCTGGCCGATTTTCTCGGATTCATATTCTATCCTGATAGCCCGCGTTATATTGAACCGGCGAAAGCAGGAGCCATCATCAACTGGATTGAAGGCCCGGATAAAGTAGGTGTTTTTGTAAATCAGCCCCTTGACGACGTGAACAGCATTGCAAGACAAACCGGAGTAGATCTTGTTCAGCTCCACGGAAACGAATCGCCTGAATATTGCGAACTTGTTGAAAAACCGGTTATCAAAGCTTTCCACATTACACCGGATAAATCGGAAGCCGATTTGAAAGAGGAGATAGAGGCCTATGCTGACATCGCAGACTACTATCTTTTTGATTCAAAAACAGACAGACTTTGGGGCGGAACGGGAAAAGCGTTTAACTGGCAAATTCTCAAAGGGATTACGGATGAAAAACCCTTTTTTCTTTCAGGCGGACTAAACACGCATAATATCAGTGAAGCCATTAAAACCGTAAAGCCGTTTGCTGTTGACCTCTCAAGCGGCCTGGAGGAATCGCCCGGACTTAAGGATTTTGACAAGATTGAAGCTTTTTTCGAGGAGATGAGAGGTATTTGGGAAGAACAGGAACTTTAA
- the trpB gene encoding tryptophan synthase subunit beta, translated as MKYTAPDKKGYFGKYGGKFVPEILIPALEELEEAYNETQNDPVFQKEYHDLLQEYVGRPTKLTYANRLTDHYGRAKIYLKREDLCHTGAHKINNAIGQLLLAMKMGKNRIIAETGAGQHGVATATACAKFGFDCVIYMGAEDMERQKLNVDRMRLLGAEVRSVESGSKTLKDATNEAIRDWVTNVENTFYIIGSVVGPHPYPMMTRNFHRVIGEETKSQLQKMEARDPDYLIACVGGGSNAIGFFYPFIEDENVKMIGVEAAGLGADTDQTAATLTKGTPGVLHGSMSYLLHDTEGQIQLAHSISAGLDYPGIGPEHSFLHDTKRVHYYGVTDQQAMNAVKLVSETEGIIPAIETAHAFAYLDTLMPLTQRDEIVVVNCSGRGDKDMKTISEWFRNQQGPAEG; from the coding sequence ATGAAATACACAGCACCAGATAAGAAAGGATATTTCGGAAAGTATGGCGGAAAATTTGTGCCCGAGATACTTATCCCGGCTCTCGAAGAGCTTGAGGAAGCGTACAATGAAACCCAGAACGATCCGGTATTTCAAAAGGAGTATCACGATCTGCTTCAGGAATATGTTGGCAGGCCCACCAAGCTCACCTATGCAAATCGGCTAACCGATCACTATGGACGTGCAAAGATCTATCTGAAGAGAGAGGATCTATGCCATACGGGAGCACATAAGATAAACAATGCCATCGGGCAGCTTTTACTGGCGATGAAAATGGGCAAAAACAGAATTATTGCTGAAACCGGTGCAGGTCAGCACGGGGTTGCAACAGCCACGGCTTGTGCCAAGTTCGGGTTCGATTGTGTGATCTATATGGGAGCGGAAGATATGGAGCGCCAGAAACTGAATGTGGACCGTATGCGTCTTCTGGGTGCTGAGGTACGGTCTGTAGAGAGCGGCTCCAAAACCCTGAAGGATGCAACCAACGAGGCTATACGCGATTGGGTAACCAACGTTGAAAACACGTTTTACATAATCGGATCGGTTGTAGGCCCTCATCCTTATCCAATGATGACCCGCAACTTTCACAGGGTAATTGGTGAGGAGACGAAAAGCCAGTTGCAAAAAATGGAAGCAAGAGATCCTGACTATCTTATTGCCTGCGTGGGTGGTGGGAGTAATGCCATAGGTTTTTTCTACCCGTTTATTGAGGATGAAAACGTGAAAATGATTGGCGTTGAGGCGGCAGGTCTCGGTGCAGATACAGATCAGACGGCAGCCACTCTTACAAAGGGAACACCGGGTGTGCTGCACGGTTCCATGAGCTATCTGCTCCACGATACAGAGGGACAGATTCAGCTTGCGCACTCCATCAGTGCAGGACTGGATTATCCCGGTATAGGTCCGGAACACTCTTTTTTGCACGACACAAAAAGAGTTCATTACTATGGTGTAACGGATCAACAGGCCATGAATGCGGTGAAGCTTGTATCGGAGACTGAAGGAATAATTCCCGCAATTGAGACCGCACATGCGTTTGCATACCTTGACACGCTGATGCCGCTTACCCAAAGGGATGAAATCGTGGTTGTGAACTGTTCTGGCAGGGGTGATAAAGACATGAAAACCATATCAGAGTGGTTCCGAAATCAACAGGGTCCGGCAGAGGGTTAA
- the trpA gene encoding tryptophan synthase subunit alpha: MTTKSSRIQNVFDNRTGEEKIMSLFITAGYPDLESTVDLILGFEKNGADLIELGMPFSDPLADGPTIQYASNVAIKNGITMKRIFDMVRAVRKESDIPIILMGYINPVIRFGVQDFCREAAEAGVDGLIIPDAPLEESSIISKEAKDNGLDIIYLVAPNSTDERMKRVDAQSSGFVYCVSVTGVTGARSGEEVAKSVEKFIERVKENVKINPKLVGFGIKSHDDAKMIARETDGFIVGSALIDAIRKDYPDQEWMANVFAFVKELKYGNIEG; this comes from the coding sequence ATGACCACGAAATCATCCCGTATACAAAACGTATTCGACAACCGAACGGGTGAGGAGAAAATCATGTCTCTTTTCATCACGGCCGGATACCCGGATCTGGAATCGACTGTAGACCTGATTCTGGGATTCGAAAAGAACGGTGCAGATCTCATTGAACTCGGAATGCCTTTCAGTGATCCGCTGGCCGACGGCCCCACTATTCAGTATGCCAGTAACGTGGCAATCAAAAACGGCATAACCATGAAGAGGATTTTTGACATGGTTCGTGCGGTGAGAAAAGAGTCGGATATACCGATTATTTTGATGGGCTACATAAACCCGGTGATACGATTCGGAGTGCAAGACTTCTGCAGGGAAGCTGCTGAAGCGGGTGTTGACGGTCTCATCATACCGGATGCACCCCTTGAAGAGTCATCCATTATTTCGAAAGAAGCCAAAGACAATGGGCTTGACATCATTTACCTCGTAGCACCCAACTCCACAGATGAGAGAATGAAGAGGGTGGATGCACAGAGCAGTGGATTCGTATACTGTGTATCCGTAACCGGTGTAACAGGTGCAAGAAGCGGTGAGGAGGTGGCTAAATCGGTAGAAAAATTTATCGAACGGGTGAAGGAAAATGTTAAAATAAATCCAAAGCTGGTTGGTTTTGGTATCAAAAGCCATGATGATGCAAAGATGATAGCCAGGGAAACCGACGGTTTTATTGTTGGCAGTGCTCTGATCGATGCTATCCGGAAAGACTATCCGGATCAAGAATGGATGGCAAACGTATTTGCGTTTGTGAAAGAACTCAAATATGGAAATATTGAAGGATAA